The DNA sequence GGCCCGGGCGGGCCCCGGCGGGGGCCACGGGCTCGGGCTCGCCACGCTTGTCGATGTTTTTCTCCTTGTCGTACACCGCCAGGCCGTCGCGGGTGAACTGCTTGAGTAGCTCGGGCTCCTCTACTTCGGGATCGTAGCCACTTTCGGGGTACTGGTATTCGAAGTGGCGGAAATTGCGTTTTACCGGCCAGTAGTTCGTCCACACACCCACGCGGCGGCCGTTCTCAAACTGGCCCGACCACTCGCGCTGGCCCGTGGCGGTGTAGCGGGCGTAGTCGCCCTCCAGCTTGCCGTTCACGTAGGGCACCACTTCCTTCAGCATGGTGTGGCCGGCGTCGAAGTACGTGATGTTGGCGTCGCGCGGGAAGCCCATCTCGTAGTGGGTTTTGCTCAGCAGCGTACCGTTGCGGTCGTAGCGCTCCCAGCGCAAGTGCTTCACGCCCAATGCGTAGAAACCGGTTTCCATCACCTTGTTGTTTTGCAGCTTTTTGTAGGGCCCATGTAGAACCTTGGCGCCGGGATCCAGCTCACCAGCGGCGGCTTTGAATATTTTATGCTTCTTCGGGTCGTAGTAAAAGCGCGCCGGTGCCTGCACATTAGGCTGCTGAAAATACTTGAGGTAGTAAAATATTTCGATGGCCTGGTTGCGGCCCTTACCCCCCGACTTGGCAAAGCCCCGCTTGACGCGCTCACCGAGGAAAATTTTCTTTTTCTTGGATGGCTTGCGCTGGGCGTCCTTCTCCTTGTCCTTGGCGGCGCGCTCCTCGGCCTTGCTCATGACCACGCGGCGAGCGGTGCTGAGCGAGGGGCGGCCGGCCACCGAATCGGCGGCGCGGGTGAGCGTATCGGCGGCCACAGCCATCGTCGCCGGGGCCACTTCGGGGCGCGAGTTGAAGGAAACGGGGTGGCGGGCGCAGGCGCCGGCAAGCGCCAGCAGCAGCACCAGCCATGGAGCACCCCAACGGAAATTTGGCATGAGCGGCACGGATTTTTTTCGCGGCATCAACGCAAAGGTAGCCGGTTTCGTGCCCAGCTGGGGCCCTACCCCACCACCCGCCGGGTGGCCAAATCGAGCCGCTGGCCCGCTACCAGCAAGTGCGTGGTAAGCCCGTGGCCGCTGACGGGCTGCCGGGGCCCTGGGCCCACTAGGCTGATGTACTGGGCCGTGGCCGCGTCGAAAGCGAACACTACTTCGTCGCCGAATACTTCGGCGGGCTGGCCGGGGCGCAACAGTAGGCCGGTTTCTTCGCTCAGGCCCAGGCCCAGGCAAGTGGGGTGGGCCAGCACGGCGTGCAGCAGGCGCGGATAGCGGTGGCGCTCGGCAAAGTGCTGGTCGAGCACCACGCCCGGCAGCAGGCCCAGGCCGGGCACCACGGCCACGCCGCCGGGCAGCAGGCTGCGCCAGCCGCGGCCCTCCACCAGCATAAACTCGGCTAGGCCGGCGGCCCCGGCGCTGGTGCCGGCCAGTATAAAGCCCTCGTCGGCCCGGCAGCGCTCTCTCAGGACGGCCAGAAACTCGGTGCCCAGCAGGAACTGGGTGAGGCGCTCCTGGTTGCCGCCGCTGATGAACACCAGCGCCGCCCGGCGCAGGCGGGCCAGCGTGGCCGGCGCGTCGGCGGGGTGGGTCTCGTCCACCTCCAAGTGGCCCACATTTGGGCAGCCGCGCGCCTCCCACGAGCGGGCGTAGGAGGCGGCGGTGCGAGCGGGGTTGGCGGTGCTGGCAGTAGTGAGCACCTCGATGGGGGCCCCGGGGTGGGGCAACAGGCCGGCCAGCAGCGCCACCAGGGCCTCGTCGGCCCCGCCGCCGTAGAGGGCCAGGGTGGCGCGGGGAGCAGCGGAAAGGTCGGGCATGGGGCAGCGGGTAAGCGGTAAGGGCGGCAAGATGGGCAGTATCGGGCAGATACTTGGGGCCCCGGCCGTGCGGGGCATACGGCCTGGGGCGGGTTTCGGCGTAATTTCGTGGCGTAATCCCTTCATCAACCTTGCTTGCCTAGCGAAGCACTACCGCCCGTCCTGCCATGATGCCATTGTCGCCATCCGTGGAAACCATCACAACTCTGATTCAGGAGGGTGAATTTTTTAAGCTTAAGCAAATACTCCGCAACTTCCAGCCGGCCGAGTTGGTCACGCTCATCGAGAACGAGGACGAGCGGGAGCAGCTTATCATTTTCCGCCTGCTGCCCTTGAGCCTGGCCACGGAGGTATTCGAGTACCTCGACCTGGACGTGCAGCGGCACTTCCTCGACAACCTGGCCCAGGACAAGATGGCCGACATTCTCAACGAGATGTCGCCCGACGACCGCACCACCTTGCTCGAGTTCCTGCCGGCCAATTTTGTGGCCGAGCTCATTCAGAGCCTGTCGGAGCCCGAGCGCAAGGTGACGCTGGAGCTACTCGGCTACCCCGAGTACTCGGTGGGCCGGCTGATGACGCCCGACTACATCGCCATCCGCGAGAACTGGACCGTGCAGCAGGTGCTCGACTACGTGCGCCAGCACGGCGGGCAGTCCGAAACGCTGAACATGCTGTACGTGACCGACGCGCACGGCGTGCTGACGGACGACATCCGCATCCGCGAAATTCTGCTGGCTTCGCCCACCGTGCGGGTGCGCGACGTCATGGACCGCCGCTTCGTGCAGCTGCTGGCCGGCCAGGACCAAGAGGATGCCATCGACGTTTTCCGGCGCAACGACCGGGTGGCCCTGCCCGTGGTGAGCGACCAAGGCATTCTGCTCGGCATCGTGACGCTCGACGACATTCTCAGCATCCGGGAGCAGGAAGACACTGAAGACATCCAGAAGTTCGGCGGCTCGGAGGCCCTGGAGGAGCCCTACCTCACCATGCCCCTGCTACGGCTGGTGCAGAAGCGCGCCGGCTGGCTCGTTATCCTGTTTTTGGGAGAGCTATTGACGGCCTCGGCCATGCAGTTTTTCGAAGGCGAACTGCAAAAGGCCATCGTGCTGGTGCAGTTCATTCCCCTGATTATCAGCTCGGGCGGCAACTCGGGCTCGCAGGCCACGTCGCTCATCATCCGGGCCATGGCCCTCGGCGAATTCAAGCTCAGCGACTGGTGGCAGGTGCTGCGCCGCGAAATAGTGGGGGGCCTCCTGCTGGGCCTTATCCTGGGCATAGTCGGCTTCAGCCGCATCGCCATCTGGCAGAGCATCACGCCCATCTACGGTCCCCACTGGGTGCTGGTGGGCCTCACGGTGGGCTTCGCACTGGTGGGCATCGTGCTGTGGGGCTCGCTGGCGGGCTCCATGCTGCCGCTCATCCTCAAGAAGCTGGGCCTCGACCCGGCCACGTCATCCGCGCCCTTCGTGGCCACGCTGGTCGACGTGACGGGCCTCATCATCTACTTCTCGGTGGCGCTGCTGGTGCTCCGCGGCACACTTCTTTGACAATGAAGCCGTTTAGGAAGTCGTCAGACCGTCATGCTCATCTAGCGTTCAATTTTGAATTTCCAGACTTCCTAAACAGCTTTAATGAGTGAGTTAGCGAGTTGGTGAATTAAGGTAATTCCTGCTTTAAATTCACCAACTCACTCATTTACCAATTCACTCCGGCCGCCGGCGGTTGGCTTTTTTATCGCTTTGGATCTTCTTGCCTTCCAGGCGCTTGCGCACGGCGCCACGGCTGGGCTTGGTGGCGCGGCGCGGCTTAGGGCGGTGCAGGCTTTTGAGCAACAGCGCGTGGAAGCGGGCCAGCACGATTTCCTTGTTGCGGAGCTGGCTGCGGTCGTCCTGGGCGGTGAGCAGCAGCAGGCCGTCGGCCGTGAGCTGGGGCCCCAGTTTTTCGAGGATGAGCTGCTTCTGCTCATCGGCCAGCACCTGCGAGTCCAGCAGGTGCCAGCGCAACTCCACGCGGCTTTCCACCTTGTTCACGTTTTGGCCCCCCGGGCCGCTGGCGCGGCTGGTCTGGAAAACGATTTCGGGCAGAAACGCGGCGGTGGGCGGCAGCATGATTTTCAGTGAGTAGTTTATAGCCGTTCAGGCAGCCCGAACGACTGTTAAATGTTCATTGCTCACTGATAACTGTTAACTATTTGGTTAGCAGCATGGCGCCGTATGAGTAGCCGCCGCCGAACACAGTGACGATGACGTTGTTGCCGGGGCGCAGCGTGTCCCAGACTTCGGCCAGGCCGATGGCGGCGCCGGCGCAGCCCGTGTTGCCCAGGCGCTGGATGTTGTTCACGGCCCGCTCGGGGTCGAGGCCCAGCTGCTTGGTCACGTTCACCGAAATGCGCAGGTTGGCCTGGTGCGGGATGAGGTAGGTGAGGTCGTTGGCCACGAGGTGGTGGCGGTCGAGCAGCGTCTGCGTCACGCGCGTCATGTAGGTGCAGGCCTGCTGGAACACGTCGCGCCCGTACGGCATCACAATGCCTTTCTCCACCGGCTTCAGCGTCACGGCCTCGTCGGCCTTGCCCACGGGGGCCGCCCCGCCGGTGATGACCTCGGCAATACGCAGCGGCTGGGGCCCCAGCGGCTCCTTGGTGATGAGCAGGGCCGCTGCGCCGTCGCCCCACAGGTGGCCGGCAATTGTATCTTCCTCGTTGTTGTAGGCCGTGTTGTGCTCGCTCACCACTACCAGGGCACGGCGGGCCTTGCCCATGGCGAAGTACCCTTCCACAATCTCTACGGCGTTCAGCAGCGACGAGCAGGCCGAGGAAATGCTCACCGTCGGAATGTCGTTGATGTTGAGCGCGCGCTGCACAGCGTGGGCGGCGGTGTAAATGGTGTCGTGCGGGGTGTAGGTGCCGACCACAATCAGGTCGATGCTGGATGCGTCGAACGCCGGAATTTCGGCCAGCAGCGCCTGGGTGGCGGCCACGGCCATGGTATTGGCGTTTTCGCCAGGACCCGCCTTGCGGCGCTCCCGGATACCGGTGCGCTCAGTGATCCAGTCGGAAGCCAGTCCGTTGAGGCGGGTGAAGTACTCGTTGGTGACGACAGCCGTCGGCAGGTAAGCGGCCACGTGGTGTAAATACACGGAGGGTGGTAATTAGCGCGAGAAAAGACCGATATGGTCTCCCCATGAAGAAAAGCCAAAGCTAAACGGCCGCAAAAGTACGGGGCCCGGGCCGCCCCGGGTAGCAGCCGCCGCGCCCCAAGCGTATCAAAAAGGCCCTGTTGCGCGTTCAAACGCCCGATGCCGGGCGAAGTTCACCGGCGCCCGGTATAAGATTATGGCCTTTTTTCGTCTCCTTTTGAAACCCAACACCTTGCTGCTGATACTGCTGGGGGCAGGACTGGCCCAGCCCGCCGCCGCCCAGAAGTACCGCACCGCCGCAGGCCTGCGCCTGGGCAGCCCCTACGGCATCACGGTGCAGCAGGCGGTGGCCTCGCGCGTGACATTGGAAGGCCTGGTGGGCCTGGCCTCACGCGAGATAACGGGCACGGTGCTGGGCGAGTACCACTTCGGCATTCTGGGGCGCAGCCTGAACTACTACCTGGGGGCCGGCGGCCACCTGGGCAACAACAAAGACACCGGCCGCTTCGGCGGCTTCGACGGCATCATCGGCATCGAGTACAAAATTGCCTTCCTGCCCCTGGTACTCAGCTACGACTTCAAGCCGAGCGTAGAAATCCACAGCAACGACTGGGCGCGGTTCCCCTCGGCGCTGTCGGTGCGGTTCGTGCTATTCAAGCAGCGCAACAAAACCATCGGCGAGCGCACCCGGGGCCTGTTCGACAAAGTGCGGGGCCGCTAGGGTTGTTAGTTGCTCGTTGTCAGTTGCTCGTTGTTAGTTGCTCGTTGTCAGTTGCTCGTTGTCAGTTGCTTGTTGTCAGTCAATCATTTACAAATTAACTAGCAACAAGCAACTGACAACGAGCAACTTAAAACAGGGCGGCGCCGGCCAGCCCCACGGCCAGCACCACCAGCAGCAGCACGCCGCTGTAGGCCGCACCCAGCAGCAGCGACTTCGCTACCGTCTTGCCCCAGCT is a window from the Hymenobacter nivis genome containing:
- a CDS encoding toxin-antitoxin system YwqK family antitoxin, translating into MPNFRWGAPWLVLLLALAGACARHPVSFNSRPEVAPATMAVAADTLTRAADSVAGRPSLSTARRVVMSKAEERAAKDKEKDAQRKPSKKKKIFLGERVKRGFAKSGGKGRNQAIEIFYYLKYFQQPNVQAPARFYYDPKKHKIFKAAAGELDPGAKVLHGPYKKLQNNKVMETGFYALGVKHLRWERYDRNGTLLSKTHYEMGFPRDANITYFDAGHTMLKEVVPYVNGKLEGDYARYTATGQREWSGQFENGRRVGVWTNYWPVKRNFRHFEYQYPESGYDPEVEEPELLKQFTRDGLAVYDKEKNIDKRGEPEPVAPAGARPGHVLPKRAQGR
- the arfB gene encoding alternative ribosome rescue aminoacyl-tRNA hydrolase ArfB; the protein is MLPPTAAFLPEIVFQTSRASGPGGQNVNKVESRVELRWHLLDSQVLADEQKQLILEKLGPQLTADGLLLLTAQDDRSQLRNKEIVLARFHALLLKSLHRPKPRRATKPSRGAVRKRLEGKKIQSDKKANRRRPE
- a CDS encoding cyanophycinase, translating into MPDLSAAPRATLALYGGGADEALVALLAGLLPHPGAPIEVLTTASTANPARTAASYARSWEARGCPNVGHLEVDETHPADAPATLARLRRAALVFISGGNQERLTQFLLGTEFLAVLRERCRADEGFILAGTSAGAAGLAEFMLVEGRGWRSLLPGGVAVVPGLGLLPGVVLDQHFAERHRYPRLLHAVLAHPTCLGLGLSEETGLLLRPGQPAEVFGDEVVFAFDAATAQYISLVGPGPRQPVSGHGLTTHLLVAGQRLDLATRRVVG
- the mgtE gene encoding magnesium transporter, which codes for MMPLSPSVETITTLIQEGEFFKLKQILRNFQPAELVTLIENEDEREQLIIFRLLPLSLATEVFEYLDLDVQRHFLDNLAQDKMADILNEMSPDDRTTLLEFLPANFVAELIQSLSEPERKVTLELLGYPEYSVGRLMTPDYIAIRENWTVQQVLDYVRQHGGQSETLNMLYVTDAHGVLTDDIRIREILLASPTVRVRDVMDRRFVQLLAGQDQEDAIDVFRRNDRVALPVVSDQGILLGIVTLDDILSIREQEDTEDIQKFGGSEALEEPYLTMPLLRLVQKRAGWLVILFLGELLTASAMQFFEGELQKAIVLVQFIPLIISSGGNSGSQATSLIIRAMALGEFKLSDWWQVLRREIVGGLLLGLILGIVGFSRIAIWQSITPIYGPHWVLVGLTVGFALVGIVLWGSLAGSMLPLILKKLGLDPATSSAPFVATLVDVTGLIIYFSVALLVLRGTLL
- a CDS encoding 3-oxoacyl-ACP synthase III family protein — its product is MYLHHVAAYLPTAVVTNEYFTRLNGLASDWITERTGIRERRKAGPGENANTMAVAATQALLAEIPAFDASSIDLIVVGTYTPHDTIYTAAHAVQRALNINDIPTVSISSACSSLLNAVEIVEGYFAMGKARRALVVVSEHNTAYNNEEDTIAGHLWGDGAAALLITKEPLGPQPLRIAEVITGGAAPVGKADEAVTLKPVEKGIVMPYGRDVFQQACTYMTRVTQTLLDRHHLVANDLTYLIPHQANLRISVNVTKQLGLDPERAVNNIQRLGNTGCAGAAIGLAEVWDTLRPGNNVIVTVFGGGYSYGAMLLTK